The proteins below are encoded in one region of Winogradskyella helgolandensis:
- a CDS encoding sulfatase yields MKKVFLLGMACLVISSSFAQERPKKPNVVLILTDDLGWQDVKCYDIDEPSPFETPNIDRLAKEGVLFWQAYSPATTCSPSRGAILSGQHPVRLERTSVRGGHPPLPFNHRSTLISPWMRGALDASKVTIAESLKSNGYKTGHSGKWHVGIAVTDYPEPKDQGFDFSKHGFGPHKRMTDRTKGFATTDPSDPFTLDEDGFPFDDITQDGIDFMDQNKKDPFFLYYCSRLVHTPIQTRSEDLLRKYYEKLGLEYPKKNDMWDEKGQKNAYYAAMVEMIDHYTGQLITYLEETEDPRWPGHMLIENTYVIFTSDNGGMEQHTKEIITDNYPLDKGKINAKEGGVRVPLIITGPNIAANTESNVMVNGVDFYPTILSWTNTPKDANQIFDGADLSTLLDKDPTDAKLVLDPKTGKPRNTMMWHFPNSAMQSTLRIGDFKLVREYTATEEKTDLALYQLYKNGSKRVDIEESQNLAEKMPEKTNEMNRLLTERLEKLNARYPYLNPTGKSALPNKSKIPTVVEHGIDGKNVWLKYQNNGAKVVKAELIYTTNGGVRGEIWFPVSMNLRDDNVSVTLPKGTTHYVFNLIDENNYLIGYPDGGYQKTTKVFATKAIAVK; encoded by the coding sequence ATGAAAAAAGTATTTCTATTAGGAATGGCTTGTTTAGTTATTTCAAGCAGTTTTGCACAAGAAAGACCAAAAAAGCCAAATGTAGTATTAATTTTAACCGATGATTTAGGTTGGCAAGATGTAAAATGTTACGATATTGACGAGCCTTCTCCATTCGAAACTCCAAACATTGACAGATTAGCTAAAGAAGGAGTTTTATTCTGGCAAGCGTATTCTCCTGCAACGACGTGTTCTCCGTCTAGAGGTGCAATCTTATCTGGCCAACACCCAGTGCGTTTAGAAAGAACTAGCGTAAGAGGAGGTCATCCACCATTGCCTTTTAATCATAGATCCACCTTGATTAGTCCTTGGATGCGCGGTGCTTTAGATGCTTCTAAAGTAACGATTGCCGAATCACTTAAATCAAATGGCTATAAAACAGGACACTCAGGAAAATGGCACGTTGGTATTGCTGTAACAGACTATCCTGAACCTAAAGATCAAGGATTCGATTTTTCAAAACATGGTTTTGGACCTCATAAAAGAATGACCGATCGTACAAAAGGATTTGCAACGACGGATCCTTCAGATCCATTTACACTAGACGAAGATGGTTTTCCTTTTGATGATATCACTCAAGACGGTATTGATTTTATGGACCAAAATAAAAAAGATCCATTTTTTCTTTACTATTGCTCTCGATTAGTACACACGCCTATTCAGACACGAAGTGAAGATTTATTGCGTAAATACTATGAGAAATTAGGTTTAGAGTACCCAAAAAAGAATGATATGTGGGACGAAAAGGGTCAAAAAAATGCCTATTATGCTGCCATGGTAGAAATGATAGATCATTACACTGGTCAACTGATTACATATCTTGAAGAAACAGAAGATCCAAGATGGCCAGGACATATGTTAATCGAAAATACCTATGTTATTTTTACTTCAGATAATGGTGGTATGGAACAACATACAAAAGAAATTATTACAGACAACTATCCTTTAGACAAAGGAAAGATAAATGCAAAAGAAGGTGGTGTAAGAGTACCACTAATCATAACAGGACCAAATATTGCTGCAAATACAGAATCTAATGTTATGGTAAATGGTGTGGATTTCTATCCTACGATATTAAGTTGGACAAACACTCCAAAAGATGCAAATCAAATATTCGATGGTGCTGATTTATCTACATTACTAGATAAAGACCCAACAGATGCTAAATTAGTTTTAGATCCTAAAACCGGAAAACCAAGAAATACGATGATGTGGCACTTTCCAAACAGCGCTATGCAATCTACATTACGAATTGGAGACTTTAAACTTGTACGTGAATATACGGCTACTGAAGAAAAAACAGATTTAGCCTTATATCAATTGTACAAAAATGGTTCTAAACGTGTGGATATTGAAGAATCTCAAAATCTAGCAGAAAAAATGCCAGAGAAAACAAATGAGATGAATCGTCTTTTAACAGAACGATTAGAAAAACTAAATGCAAGATATCCTTATTTAAATCCAACTGGTAAATCTGCGTTACCTAATAAATCTAAAATACCTACTGTTGTTGAGCATGGCATAGATGGTAAAAATGTTTGGTTAAAATATCAAAACAATGGAGCTAAGGTGGTAAAAGCAGAATTAATTTATACAACTAATGGTGGTGTACGTGGTGAAATTTGGTTTCCTGTTTCTATGAATCTTAGAGATGATAATGTTTCTGTAACTTTACCAAAAGGCACAACGCACTATGTTTTTAATTTAATTGACGAAAACAATTACTTAATAGGTTATCCTGATGGTGGCTACCAAAAAACTACTAAAGTATTTGCAACTAAAGCAATTGCCGTTAAATAA
- a CDS encoding sulfatase family protein produces the protein MYKSIIAIFVLCFFSQHIRAQEQVDTSRPNIIFIFADDMGIGDVSHTTGKAATPHLDRLAEEGIRFTDAHTSSSVCTPSRYSLLTGRYNWRTSLSKGVIHKPTAKPLLKKDETTVASLLKQADYHTAMIGKWHLGIGWELLPNYKKEKWQIGGGWNIDYTKPAITPTSNGFDYFYGIAASLDMPPYVYIENEKVTELPSVMNDPKIRSRKGPSAPSFKSGECLQVFAEKSVDYINERAEEKEPFFLYLPLTSPHTPIVPSEKWRGKSELGPYGDFLMETDWVVGEVLKALDKHNLSKNTIVIFSTDNGCSPAAKIPALKKKGHSPSGNLRGNKADIYEGGHRVPFIVRWPEVITAGTQTDRLTCMTDFIATCSDITGIKLDDTSGVDAISFLPTLKDPKKTNREDIISHSINGSFSIRKGDWKLALCPGSGGWSTPRAGQTPEGSPSVQLFNLSDDIAETTNLQDKYPEKVEELTQLLQSYVDKGRSTPGEIQKNDRDVNIYAEDKAK, from the coding sequence ATGTATAAATCTATAATTGCAATTTTTGTATTATGTTTTTTTAGCCAACATATACGAGCACAAGAACAAGTAGATACCAGTCGTCCAAATATCATATTTATTTTTGCCGATGATATGGGTATAGGTGATGTTTCTCATACTACAGGAAAAGCGGCGACACCACACTTAGATCGTTTGGCAGAAGAAGGGATTCGTTTTACAGATGCACATACCTCATCTTCCGTTTGCACTCCGTCTCGCTATTCACTTTTAACGGGTCGTTATAATTGGAGAACAAGTTTATCTAAAGGGGTCATCCATAAACCGACTGCGAAACCGCTGCTTAAAAAAGATGAAACAACTGTAGCAAGCTTGTTAAAGCAAGCAGACTATCATACCGCAATGATTGGTAAATGGCATTTAGGTATCGGTTGGGAACTGTTACCTAATTATAAGAAGGAAAAATGGCAAATAGGTGGAGGATGGAATATCGATTATACTAAACCTGCTATAACGCCAACAAGTAATGGGTTTGATTACTTTTATGGCATAGCAGCTTCTTTAGATATGCCTCCTTATGTATATATTGAAAACGAAAAAGTGACAGAACTTCCTTCTGTTATGAATGACCCAAAGATACGTTCTAGAAAAGGGCCTTCTGCTCCAAGTTTTAAATCAGGTGAATGTTTACAAGTTTTTGCAGAAAAATCAGTGGATTATATAAACGAGAGAGCTGAAGAAAAAGAACCGTTCTTTTTATACTTGCCATTAACCTCACCACATACGCCTATTGTTCCTAGTGAAAAATGGAGAGGGAAGTCTGAATTAGGACCTTATGGTGATTTTTTAATGGAAACAGATTGGGTTGTAGGAGAAGTTTTAAAAGCTTTGGATAAACATAATTTATCCAAAAACACCATTGTTATATTTTCTACGGACAATGGGTGTTCGCCTGCTGCAAAAATTCCTGCTTTAAAAAAGAAAGGACACTCACCTAGTGGAAATCTAAGAGGAAATAAAGCCGATATTTACGAAGGTGGACATCGCGTACCTTTTATTGTTCGTTGGCCAGAAGTTATAACAGCAGGAACACAAACAGATAGATTAACATGTATGACTGACTTTATTGCTACTTGTTCTGATATTACAGGTATAAAATTAGATGATACATCTGGTGTCGATGCCATTTCTTTTTTACCAACGTTAAAAGATCCAAAGAAAACAAATAGAGAAGACATTATTAGCCATAGTATTAATGGTTCTTTTTCTATCAGAAAAGGAGATTGGAAACTAGCACTTTGTCCAGGGTCTGGTGGTTGGAGTACGCCAAGAGCAGGGCAAACTCCAGAAGGATCACCTAGTGTGCAGTTATTCAACCTATCAGACGATATTGCTGAGACAACAAATCTGCAGGATAAATACCCTGAAAAAGTAGAAGAATTAACCCAACTACTTCAATCTTATGTTGATAAAGGAAGAAGTACACCTGGGGAAATTCAAAAAAATGATAGAGACGTCAATATTTATGCAGAAGATAAAGCAAAATAA
- a CDS encoding T9SS type A sorting domain-containing protein, which yields MSKFLYIFLFSISFVQISNAQFLWLEDETNTRKIEFKAEEDVPTNLTGNIPNPNTSGINTHTIVSKFNRVEGTQDFLEFNLFNYVTDLTDYTVTFKAYIDIPTDELTTNNSKLRVFFDSSDEGQRVFEQLNFTVGQEWETFTFHFENVVVPHVDGYDLMTIGFANGSIEEPAMTYYIDEIYGSTDQTATVGNHPAAWLQGSWGVTFPVFGGERLDAEVATGHDPLGGAQEVVAELPAVGHVITNLSYFAHSHYFTMRDNTNVDVATEIHESLVPTAENQQIMLDVLQTFKDADKKIILYISSNYLDRASDETKAAWVDYYTANFEGDEYLAYRDLVQGFIPAIAEYADGYWFDTTGVLLDDGNLEDFVQMFKDADPGAAMSVSEFGHKHYIDGVLVAVDSDGVDDEDDRDYDVSNFRGNNTSQDFTRGHVSALAGGAPPNSWGYEEFTLPAMVGNPWSMYEKKQVLKHAWFPIRDKWHVSSANLIFGIEDAYRFTKILLDANAGVTFATTVSNANADEGHIMADEMLIMKAINDRLLSSPVPDFEPYVRPDGAYLVGETLSTISYEFTNQSDVKLYPNPVADRLTISRTTTDINNITVLNVLGTKVLNKTWTNGTTTTQLDVSILKSGIYLIKISNGNNYSITRKIIVSK from the coding sequence ATGTCAAAGTTTTTATATATTTTTTTATTTTCAATATCATTTGTACAGATTTCTAATGCACAATTTTTGTGGTTAGAAGATGAAACTAATACGCGTAAAATTGAGTTTAAAGCCGAAGAAGATGTACCTACAAATTTAACAGGAAACATTCCAAACCCTAATACTTCAGGAATTAATACACACACTATTGTCTCTAAATTTAATAGAGTTGAAGGTACACAAGATTTTTTGGAATTTAATTTATTCAATTACGTAACAGATTTAACCGATTATACAGTTACGTTTAAAGCCTATATTGATATACCTACTGATGAGCTAACTACAAACAATTCAAAATTAAGAGTGTTTTTTGATAGTTCTGATGAAGGACAACGTGTTTTTGAACAATTGAATTTTACAGTTGGACAAGAATGGGAAACGTTTACGTTTCATTTTGAAAATGTTGTGGTTCCACATGTTGATGGATATGACCTTATGACAATAGGTTTTGCTAATGGCAGTATAGAAGAACCAGCCATGACTTATTATATAGATGAGATATACGGATCAACAGATCAAACCGCTACCGTAGGAAATCATCCAGCTGCTTGGTTACAGGGTTCATGGGGAGTTACATTTCCTGTTTTTGGTGGTGAAAGGTTAGATGCAGAAGTTGCTACAGGCCATGACCCATTAGGAGGTGCACAAGAGGTTGTTGCAGAACTTCCAGCTGTAGGGCACGTTATTACAAACCTTAGTTATTTTGCACACTCTCATTATTTTACAATGAGAGATAATACTAATGTAGATGTAGCTACAGAGATACACGAAAGTTTAGTTCCTACTGCAGAGAATCAACAAATCATGCTGGACGTCTTGCAAACATTTAAAGATGCAGATAAGAAGATTATTTTGTATATATCTTCTAACTATTTAGATAGAGCAAGTGATGAAACGAAAGCGGCTTGGGTAGATTATTATACAGCTAATTTTGAAGGAGATGAATATTTAGCTTACAGAGATTTAGTTCAAGGATTTATTCCTGCGATAGCAGAGTATGCTGATGGATATTGGTTTGATACAACAGGAGTACTTCTTGACGATGGAAATTTAGAAGATTTTGTTCAAATGTTTAAAGATGCCGATCCTGGAGCTGCTATGTCAGTATCTGAGTTTGGTCATAAACATTATATAGATGGCGTATTAGTTGCCGTTGATTCTGATGGAGTTGATGATGAAGATGATAGAGACTATGATGTATCAAACTTTAGAGGAAACAATACTTCTCAAGATTTTACAAGAGGACATGTCTCTGCGTTAGCTGGTGGTGCTCCGCCAAATTCTTGGGGATACGAAGAGTTTACATTACCTGCTATGGTTGGTAACCCTTGGTCAATGTATGAAAAAAAACAAGTATTAAAACATGCATGGTTTCCTATTAGAGATAAATGGCATGTTAGTTCCGCAAATTTAATATTTGGAATAGAAGATGCTTACAGATTTACTAAAATTCTATTAGATGCCAATGCTGGTGTTACCTTTGCAACTACGGTATCTAATGCTAATGCTGATGAAGGCCATATAATGGCTGATGAAATGCTTATTATGAAAGCAATTAACGATAGACTTCTTTCTAGTCCTGTACCCGATTTTGAACCATATGTAAGACCAGATGGGGCTTATCTAGTCGGTGAAACGCTAAGTACAATTTCATATGAATTTACTAATCAATCAGATGTTAAGTTGTATCCCAACCCAGTAGCTGATCGACTCACAATTTCTAGAACAACTACAGATATAAATAACATAACGGTCCTAAACGTACTAGGAACTAAAGTACTGAATAAAACATGGACTAATGGCACGACGACCACACAATTAGATGTGTCTATTTTAAAATCAGGAATTTACCTTATTAAGATTTCGAATGGGAATAATTATAGCATCACTCGAAAAATAATAGTATCCAAGTAA
- a CDS encoding sulfatase-like hydrolase/transferase, giving the protein MKKSILYSIFICASFIACKAQEQQKKPNVIFIFSDDQRYNSLSMTGDPIAETPNIDQLAKEGIFFNNAYITSPICGPSRANIFTAQWERKNKIGFTSVSNNVISEKSYQDSWQSRLKQAGYSTAFIGKHHTKIGDKRNTPLNKGTDFAYYGNGHLGFYPAKRHKQFANLKNKTQIEGFLEATKAYLSQDDSYDYFYKNAEPSIKNQLKKRDPNKPFSAWINLNLPHASSIGGMGSEDTDPEYYKTKYDDVKHKMELPDDYPQDISLPKEVYATSDLMKYYVTSNKGKLLNEKLKMDRANYALDLMVGNLRAFLKEIGEADNTIIVFCSDNGLFLGEHGLGGKTILYDESVHVPMIVYSPFFKDKTKGKVIEELVVGQDIPATILEMCGVKTPESYQGKSMLPLIAGENTDWREDIFLENLFTDQGYPRQEGVRSKQFKYIRSFGKENDRNKYVPNQSIETDEQPIYEELFDIINDPKEQNNLVGNKDYLEILNVYRQRCKTLVSELN; this is encoded by the coding sequence ATGAAAAAATCTATTCTATACAGCATTTTTATATGCGCTTCGTTTATAGCATGCAAAGCACAAGAACAACAAAAGAAACCGAATGTCATTTTTATTTTTTCAGATGACCAACGGTATAATTCTCTGAGCATGACAGGCGACCCAATAGCGGAAACACCAAATATAGATCAGTTAGCAAAAGAGGGCATCTTTTTTAACAACGCGTATATTACAAGTCCTATTTGCGGTCCAAGTAGAGCCAATATCTTTACAGCACAATGGGAACGAAAAAATAAAATTGGGTTTACCTCTGTTTCTAATAATGTGATTTCAGAAAAGTCATATCAAGACAGTTGGCAGTCGCGATTAAAACAAGCGGGATATTCCACGGCTTTTATTGGAAAACACCATACCAAAATTGGAGATAAAAGAAATACACCGTTAAATAAAGGTACTGACTTTGCTTATTATGGTAATGGTCATTTGGGGTTTTATCCTGCAAAAAGACACAAACAATTTGCTAATCTTAAAAACAAAACACAAATAGAAGGGTTCTTAGAAGCGACCAAAGCTTATTTATCACAAGATGATTCCTATGATTACTTTTACAAAAACGCAGAGCCATCTATTAAAAATCAATTGAAGAAAAGAGATCCGAATAAGCCTTTTTCGGCATGGATTAATTTAAATCTTCCGCATGCCTCTAGTATTGGTGGTATGGGATCGGAAGACACAGATCCAGAGTATTATAAAACAAAATACGATGATGTAAAGCATAAAATGGAATTACCAGATGACTATCCTCAAGATATCAGTTTGCCTAAAGAAGTGTATGCAACATCCGATTTAATGAAATATTATGTCACATCTAATAAAGGCAAGTTATTAAATGAAAAGCTAAAAATGGATCGCGCTAATTATGCTCTCGATTTGATGGTAGGTAATTTACGCGCCTTTTTAAAGGAAATAGGAGAAGCAGACAATACTATTATTGTATTTTGTTCCGACAATGGTTTGTTTTTAGGCGAACACGGATTAGGCGGAAAAACCATTTTGTATGATGAATCGGTGCATGTGCCGATGATTGTGTATTCGCCATTTTTCAAGGATAAAACAAAAGGAAAAGTGATTGAGGAATTGGTTGTTGGTCAAGATATTCCTGCAACTATTTTAGAAATGTGTGGTGTAAAAACACCGGAATCCTATCAAGGTAAAAGTATGCTTCCACTAATTGCCGGTGAAAATACAGATTGGAGAGAAGACATCTTTTTAGAAAACTTATTTACAGATCAAGGTTACCCTAGACAAGAAGGAGTACGCAGTAAACAGTTTAAGTACATTCGTTCGTTTGGTAAGGAAAACGACCGAAATAAATATGTTCCAAATCAATCTATTGAAACGGATGAACAACCGATTTACGAAGAATTATTTGATATAATAAACGACCCAAAAGAACAGAATAACTTGGTTGGGAATAAAGACTATTTAGAGATTTTAAACGTGTACAGACAAAGATGTAAAACCCTTGTATCTGAACTAAATTAG
- a CDS encoding glycosyl hydrolase family 95 catalytic domain-containing protein, translated as MFRLKLEIRILYLFILVSSTLFSQNNQVDFKVDYESFLSKHDLLWDLVPDKWQTAPYSGNGNVGFLLYQSPEENDNVISLHIGRHDYYDHREAETKADEMLWIKRSRLPLGHFKLKSKGKITGIDMRLDLWNAELTGTITTTKGSYNIKGLTHSTTDIIYFETETKDEDVEITWHAEDPIPPVYEVLKSGGGPKGGTWDKMRAVTLEMAPKPTFSEKNGYKFCYQPLYDNRGETTTGYKITGNPSRKQQLIASVHHCFPDHNSLEIVNENLETAEVLIQKDNFVSTHQKWWHDYYPLSFLTINDAEKESFYWIQMYKLGSASRGNGPILDLMGPWYNRTFWPMVWGDLNVQLIYWTHLTANRMSIGESLPNNIDKYAKNLENNVPASWKNSAAVAALMPQDLIAFNGAKVPDMLAWMLNDYWLHCQFAGDDIRMRDKLFPILKKTVNSYLNYIKDNPVETEDGKIHIKYSWSPEYKPGRGQDINFTLALIRWSTQTLIDIDNQHHINDPLKKEWKHLLDNLVDFQIDENGLMVGKDRPFANPHRHYSHLLAFYPLMVITPENEEDKKLLRTSLDHWLDVTFNSGKKIKAMPVTGYTATGASSMYANLGDAEKAYYYLDFLIKHKNISSTTMYSEGKINPVIESPLSFATSLHDMMLQSWGGKIRVFPASPKKWKDVAFHDLRTQGAFLVSAKKVEGVTEFVSIKSLKGNACVVHVDFENPKFYIDGKSVSINQSEDGSYKIDLKQNESVIITSKEINKTDLSIKELPKSEAEQNLFGYGEKTKRLPGHKYYSSY; from the coding sequence ATGTTTCGATTAAAATTAGAAATACGTATTCTTTATCTTTTTATTCTTGTTTCGAGCACCTTATTTTCTCAGAATAATCAGGTCGATTTCAAAGTGGATTACGAGTCCTTTTTATCCAAACACGACTTGCTTTGGGATCTTGTTCCAGACAAGTGGCAAACCGCGCCCTATTCAGGAAATGGTAATGTTGGCTTTTTATTGTATCAAAGTCCAGAGGAAAACGACAATGTGATTTCTCTGCATATTGGTAGACATGATTATTACGATCATAGAGAAGCTGAAACAAAGGCGGATGAAATGCTTTGGATCAAACGAAGCCGTTTACCATTAGGTCATTTTAAACTGAAATCTAAAGGAAAGATTACTGGTATTGATATGCGTTTAGATTTATGGAACGCAGAATTAACAGGTACTATCACAACGACTAAAGGAAGTTACAACATTAAAGGGTTGACGCATAGCACCACTGATATCATTTATTTTGAAACAGAGACAAAAGATGAAGACGTAGAAATCACATGGCATGCTGAAGATCCTATTCCTCCTGTATACGAAGTTTTAAAAAGTGGTGGAGGACCAAAAGGAGGTACATGGGATAAAATGAGGGCTGTAACTTTAGAAATGGCACCCAAACCGACGTTCAGTGAGAAAAACGGTTACAAATTCTGTTACCAACCGTTATACGACAATAGAGGAGAAACTACTACAGGTTATAAAATAACTGGTAATCCTTCCAGAAAACAACAATTAATAGCGAGTGTACACCATTGTTTTCCTGATCACAATTCACTAGAAATTGTTAATGAAAATTTAGAAACTGCAGAAGTACTTATCCAAAAAGACAACTTTGTATCTACCCATCAAAAATGGTGGCACGACTATTATCCATTAAGTTTTTTAACCATCAATGATGCGGAAAAAGAATCGTTCTATTGGATACAAATGTATAAACTAGGTTCTGCCTCAAGAGGAAATGGACCAATTCTAGATTTAATGGGACCTTGGTATAATAGAACCTTTTGGCCAATGGTTTGGGGCGATTTAAATGTGCAACTCATTTATTGGACACATTTAACAGCTAATAGAATGTCTATAGGAGAATCTCTACCAAATAACATTGATAAATATGCTAAAAACCTAGAAAACAATGTACCTGCAAGTTGGAAAAACAGTGCTGCCGTTGCTGCTTTAATGCCGCAAGACCTCATCGCTTTCAACGGAGCAAAAGTGCCAGATATGTTGGCATGGATGTTAAACGATTATTGGTTGCATTGTCAATTTGCAGGCGATGATATTAGAATGCGAGATAAACTATTTCCTATATTAAAAAAGACGGTGAATAGTTATTTAAATTATATAAAAGACAATCCTGTAGAAACCGAAGACGGCAAAATTCATATTAAATACAGTTGGTCGCCAGAATACAAACCTGGTCGTGGGCAAGATATTAATTTCACGTTAGCCTTAATTCGTTGGAGTACTCAAACACTAATTGATATTGATAATCAGCATCACATAAATGACCCGCTTAAAAAAGAATGGAAACATCTGTTGGATAATTTAGTGGATTTTCAAATCGATGAAAATGGTCTTATGGTTGGAAAAGATAGACCTTTTGCCAATCCGCATAGACACTATTCGCATCTATTAGCCTTTTATCCTTTAATGGTAATCACACCCGAAAACGAAGAAGATAAAAAACTACTGCGCACGTCGTTAGACCATTGGTTGGATGTTACGTTTAATAGTGGTAAAAAGATTAAAGCCATGCCAGTTACAGGATATACCGCAACAGGAGCCTCTTCTATGTATGCCAATTTAGGCGATGCTGAAAAAGCGTATTATTATTTAGATTTTCTAATTAAGCATAAAAATATTTCGTCTACTACGATGTATTCCGAAGGAAAAATTAATCCGGTTATTGAAAGTCCACTGTCTTTTGCCACAAGTTTACACGATATGATGTTGCAAAGTTGGGGCGGAAAAATACGTGTATTTCCTGCGAGTCCGAAAAAATGGAAAGATGTGGCGTTTCATGATTTAAGAACACAAGGTGCCTTTTTGGTCAGTGCTAAAAAAGTAGAAGGAGTTACCGAATTTGTATCTATAAAAAGTTTAAAAGGAAATGCATGTGTCGTTCATGTAGATTTTGAAAATCCTAAATTTTATATCGATGGGAAGTCCGTTTCTATAAATCAATCCGAAGATGGTTCTTACAAAATTGATTTAAAGCAAAATGAATCGGTTATTATTACTTCCAAAGAAATAAACAAAACAGATTTAAGCATAAAAGAGTTACCTAAATCGGAAGCAGAGCAAAATCTATTCGGCTATGGTGAAAAAACAAAACGATTACCAGGTCATAAATATTACAGTTCTTATTAA